Proteins encoded in a region of the Pelobates fuscus isolate aPelFus1 chromosome 11, aPelFus1.pri, whole genome shotgun sequence genome:
- the LOC134577966 gene encoding phospholipase A2 inhibitor and Ly6/PLAUR domain-containing protein-like — MGSSVAVLWLLAAVMGEALSLDCIECNSTTSNNCMGSKKTCQQDQDQCIATYTESNIQNEKFKLFSKECGYLKDCDKTSRMTFNQTFYFKSSKCCNTNECKQDPITFPDKREKLSLTCSYCNEKADKCKSSEQLQCMGDETKCLTYVYTKMENNKNVTHSMAGCANENMCASKKAVSHHGDQGAITMKFECNRASSILSNLLLPAVSGLLFLKLLS, encoded by the exons CTCTGTCCCTGGACTGCATTGAATGCAACAGTACAACTTCAAATAACTGCATGGGATCCAAGAAAACCTGCCAACAAGACCAGGACCAATGCATCGCCACCTACACAGAGAGCAACATAC aaaatgaaaaatttaagTTATTTTCCAAGGAGTGTGGTTACCTTAAAGACTGTGATAAGACGTCCCGTATGACTTTCAATCAGACCTTTTATTTTAAGTCCAGCAAGTGCTGCAATACAAATGAATGCAAACAAGACCCCATAACTT TTCCAGACAAGAGAGAAAAACTATCACTGACCTGTTCCTACTGTAATGAAAAAGCTGACAAATGCAAGAGCAGTGAGCAGCTGCAGTGTATGGGAGACGAGACCAAATGTCTAACCTACGTCTACACCAAGATGGAAA ATAACAAGAATGTCACCCACTCGATGGCTGGTTGTGCAAATGAGAATATGTGTGCGTCAAAGAAGGCAGTCTCTCACCACGGAGATCAAGGAGCTATAACCATGAAGTTTGAATGCAACCGTGCCTCCTCGATTCTTTCCAATCTTCTCCTCCCAGCAGTGTCTGGCCTCCTGTTCCTCAAACTCTTGTCTTAA